Proteins encoded together in one Microcaecilia unicolor chromosome 3, aMicUni1.1, whole genome shotgun sequence window:
- the ATG101 gene encoding autophagy-related protein 101 — protein MNCRSEVLEVSVEGRQIEEAMLAVLHTILLHRSTGKFHYKKEGTYSIGTVGTQDMDCDFIEFTYVRVSSEELDRTLRKAVGDFKDALRNSGSDGLGQISLEFYQKKKSRWPFSDECIPWEVWTIKVNVVNLANEQERQICREKVGEKLGEKIINVVEVMNRHEYLPKMPTQSEVDNVFDTSLKDVQPYLYKISYQITDSLGTSVTTTMRRLIKDTLAL, from the exons ATGAACTGTAGGTCAGAAGTGCTGGAGGTGTCGGTGGAGGGTCGGCAGATTGAGGAAGCAATGCTTGCTGTGCTTCATACCATCCTCCTCCACCGGAGCACTGGGAAATTCCACTACAAGAAGGAAGGGACTTACTCCATTGGAACAGTGGGAACACAAGACATGGATTGTGACTTCATCGAGTTCACTTATGTGAGAGTGTCATCTGAGGAACTTGACAGGACTTTAAGAAAGGCTGTGGGAGATTTCAAG GATGCCCTGCGGAACTCTGGAAGTGATGGACTAGGACAGATATCCTTGGAATTTTACCAGAAAAAGAAGTCACGTTGGCCATTCTCAGATGAGTGCATCCCTTGGGAGGTGTGGACCATCAAGGTCAATGTGGTGAACTTGGCCAATGAGCAAGAGCGGCAGATATGCCGGGAAAAAGTGGGGGAGAAACTTGGTGAAAAGATCATCAATGTTGTGGAAGTGATGAACAGGCATGAATACTTGCCAAAGATGCCAACACAGTCGGAGGTGGACAATGTGTTTGACACAAGTTTAAAGGATGTTCAGCCTTACTTGTATAAAATCTCTTACCAAATTACAGATTCACTTGGCACATCTGTTACCACAACAATGCGAAGACTGATCAAGGATACGCTGGCTCTCTAG